Proteins encoded within one genomic window of uncultured Desulfobacter sp.:
- a CDS encoding 4Fe-4S dicluster domain-containing protein, with protein MNGKSIFIDLTLCTACRGCQVACKQWKDLPAEQTRNVGSHQNPQDLSAHTLKLVRFKEVRDQKGKLRWNFFPEQCRQCIEPPCKYMLNMYKSNAVTHDAVTGAVVYNPSATLDKNVDLAPDQFCPYNVPRKNEETGQWTKCDMCIDRIQQGLKPACVTACPTGTMNFGDRDAMLEMAKKRLEEVKKTHPDAFLADPDDVRVIYLCQSDADDYASNVVAQAGHKQAILAQIRPAKQTRRQFLTGRFRLGTHQG; from the coding sequence ATGAATGGCAAAAGTATTTTTATAGATTTAACCCTGTGTACCGCATGCCGGGGATGCCAGGTGGCCTGCAAGCAGTGGAAAGATTTGCCGGCGGAACAGACACGCAATGTCGGCTCCCATCAGAATCCCCAGGATCTGTCCGCCCATACCCTGAAACTGGTCCGGTTTAAAGAGGTCCGGGATCAAAAAGGGAAACTTCGGTGGAATTTTTTCCCGGAACAGTGCCGGCAATGCATTGAACCGCCCTGCAAATACATGCTGAATATGTACAAGTCCAATGCGGTGACCCATGATGCTGTAACCGGTGCGGTGGTCTACAACCCATCGGCCACGTTGGACAAAAACGTGGATCTGGCCCCGGATCAGTTCTGCCCCTATAATGTTCCCCGGAAAAATGAAGAGACCGGGCAGTGGACCAAATGCGACATGTGCATTGACCGGATTCAGCAAGGACTGAAACCGGCATGTGTGACGGCCTGCCCCACGGGCACCATGAATTTTGGAGACCGGGATGCCATGCTGGAAATGGCCAAAAAACGTTTAGAGGAGGTTAAAAAGACCCACCCAGACGCATTTCTGGCAGACCCGGACGATGTACGGGTGATCTATCTTTGCCAATCCGATGCCGATGATTATGCCTCCAATGTTGTGGCCCAGGCTGGGCATAAACAGGCTATTTTGGCTCAAATTCGGCCTGCCAAGCAGACCCGGCGGCAATTTCTCACAGGACGATTCAGATTGGGCACTCATCAGGGATAA
- a CDS encoding cytochrome c3 family protein: MMKNKIYILLTAALITLGICLYVQADEGNSYEAPEDDLEINYIQGHSNRNLSVTFNHSSHESFECIDCHHKMGEFKADESPRSCATCHDNFSPDDLKGSKSYFKAMHQISFTQTKNRSCLGCHTDEMGKDDKDMTGCNASACHAEGIR, translated from the coding sequence ATGATGAAAAATAAAATATATATACTTCTGACTGCAGCCCTTATAACTTTGGGGATCTGCCTGTATGTTCAGGCTGACGAGGGCAATTCCTATGAAGCGCCCGAAGACGACCTGGAAATTAACTATATACAAGGACACAGCAACAGGAATTTGTCGGTGACCTTCAACCACTCAAGCCATGAAAGTTTTGAGTGTATTGACTGTCACCACAAAATGGGAGAGTTCAAGGCAGACGAATCTCCCCGAAGCTGCGCCACCTGTCACGATAACTTCAGCCCCGATGATCTCAAGGGCAGCAAAAGTTATTTTAAGGCGATGCACCAAATCAGTTTTACCCAGACTAAAAACCGTTCATGTCTGGGGTGTCATACCGATGAAATGGGCAAGGATGACAAGGATATGACCGGATGTAACGCGTCTGCCTGTCACGCTGAAGGCATTCGCTGA
- the fdhD gene encoding formate dehydrogenase accessory sulfurtransferase FdhD, translating into MVIENALTQLDVHRYSHGRFHRETCHVPVETNLIIEMNGFEIVCLPCTPAHLEALTLGFLFSAGAIRRAEDIESLDLEKHEQIVRVRVKTVSGSENLRKPVYTSGIGKDVTHIAPHSGVDPERLIKNMKWLLQCSVLHQQTGGFHTAAVSIANATPGFHIDDIGRHNAVDKVIGTLLMNNIPPDNMVLLVSGRIFIEILQKAAAFGFPVLASRGAPTSEAIVMAQKLGITVAGYARPDRFTLFSHPQRIQSP; encoded by the coding sequence ATGGTGATAGAAAACGCGTTAACCCAATTGGATGTTCATCGATACAGTCACGGCCGGTTTCACAGGGAAACCTGTCATGTGCCGGTGGAGACGAACCTGATTATTGAGATGAATGGATTTGAAATAGTTTGCCTGCCGTGCACACCCGCCCATTTAGAGGCGTTGACTCTAGGATTTCTATTTTCTGCCGGGGCGATCCGGCGTGCTGAAGATATTGAATCTCTTGATTTGGAAAAACATGAGCAGATCGTCCGGGTCAGGGTAAAAACCGTTTCAGGTTCTGAAAACTTACGAAAGCCTGTTTACACCTCCGGCATAGGTAAAGATGTCACCCACATCGCCCCCCATTCAGGCGTTGACCCTGAGCGTTTGATCAAAAACATGAAGTGGCTGTTACAATGCTCTGTGCTTCACCAGCAGACCGGAGGGTTTCACACGGCCGCCGTGAGCATTGCCAATGCCACGCCCGGATTCCACATTGACGACATCGGCCGTCATAACGCTGTGGACAAGGTCATCGGCACCCTGCTCATGAACAACATCCCGCCTGATAATATGGTATTGTTAGTGTCCGGCCGAATCTTTATAGAGATTCTCCAGAAGGCGGCAGCATTTGGATTTCCTGTCCTGGCCTCACGGGGTGCGCCCACCAGCGAAGCGATTGTCATGGCCCAAAAATTAGGTATCACGGTGGCAGGTTATGCCCGGCCCGATCGGTTTACACTGTTTTCACACCCCCAGCGGATTCAAAGTCCGTGA
- a CDS encoding IS66 family transposase produces MNKTSVREEVDRVKQEFEQLSLAGKVTPEVKVLMNSMLLVVELILSVFLEKQTRKNSKNSSLPSSQTDRDETAKPTSTGKGKGKKVSGEISNTRVNETVTIAKAETCDVCGTPLDQTPCQGLERRTKIDIVFEKVVEHIDAEIKECPNCKATAKGHFPEDMPGSLQYGNGLKAFAIHLIISQMVALNRVQKQISAMIGTVISEATLLKFVWRLYQSLEEWETKSIESILHAPSIHVDETSFRVEGKNHWIHVYSSGGITLKLLHRKRGKEAIVDLNIIPRYGGVIIHDCWASYLSYDHCGHGLCGSHLLRELTFIVDSNQYKWAINMKKLLQETCHIVSKREDKCLTDKEYANLQKRYRNILTRGDKELPEIPPKPKGKRGKIAKSDAHNLWERLKKYETAVLLFARESYVPFTNNRAERDLRMAKVKQKISGCFRRRHYAHAYCRISSYLQTMASQGINPLVAIQMALTGKLTDMGE; encoded by the coding sequence ATGAACAAAACCAGTGTTCGAGAAGAAGTCGATCGTGTGAAGCAAGAGTTTGAGCAACTGAGCTTGGCAGGCAAGGTAACTCCTGAGGTAAAGGTGTTAATGAATAGCATGCTTCTCGTTGTGGAATTGATCCTGTCTGTTTTTCTCGAAAAGCAAACTCGCAAAAACAGCAAAAATTCAAGTTTGCCTTCTTCTCAAACGGACAGAGATGAAACTGCCAAACCGACTTCTACCGGCAAGGGAAAGGGCAAAAAAGTCAGTGGTGAAATCAGTAACACCCGTGTTAACGAAACTGTCACCATTGCCAAAGCTGAAACCTGTGATGTCTGCGGCACACCTTTGGATCAAACTCCTTGCCAGGGGCTCGAACGGCGGACAAAGATAGACATCGTTTTTGAAAAAGTTGTAGAGCACATTGATGCCGAGATAAAGGAATGTCCCAACTGCAAGGCGACGGCAAAAGGGCATTTTCCCGAAGACATGCCCGGAAGTTTACAGTACGGTAATGGACTCAAAGCTTTTGCCATTCATTTGATAATCAGTCAAATGGTTGCTCTCAATCGGGTTCAGAAACAGATATCTGCCATGATCGGCACTGTTATCTCCGAGGCAACTTTGCTCAAGTTTGTATGGAGGCTTTATCAATCTCTTGAGGAATGGGAGACAAAATCCATTGAAAGTATCCTTCATGCCCCTTCCATTCATGTGGATGAGACATCATTCCGGGTGGAAGGTAAAAATCATTGGATTCATGTATATTCTTCAGGAGGAATCACGCTAAAATTACTTCATCGAAAGCGGGGCAAGGAGGCGATTGTTGATTTGAATATCATTCCCCGCTATGGTGGGGTGATCATCCATGATTGCTGGGCATCATATTTATCATATGATCATTGTGGACATGGACTTTGTGGTTCGCACTTATTACGGGAACTGACCTTTATTGTTGATTCCAATCAATACAAGTGGGCCATTAATATGAAAAAGTTATTGCAGGAGACTTGTCATATTGTGTCCAAGCGAGAGGATAAATGCCTTACCGATAAAGAATATGCAAATTTGCAGAAACGCTACCGCAACATTCTTACACGTGGGGATAAAGAATTACCGGAGATTCCGCCAAAGCCAAAAGGTAAGCGTGGAAAGATAGCCAAATCAGATGCTCATAATCTTTGGGAAAGGCTGAAAAAATATGAAACAGCGGTATTGTTGTTTGCCAGAGAATCGTATGTCCCCTTTACCAACAATCGGGCGGAGCGTGATCTCCGCATGGCAAAGGTGAAACAGAAAATATCAGGATGTTTTAGGCGCCGGCATTATGCTCATGCCTATTGTCGAATTTCAAGCTATCTGCAAACAATGGCAAGCCAGGGTATCAACCCGCTTGTGGCTATTCAGATGGCTTTGACAGGTAAACTTACAGATATGGGTGAGTAG
- a CDS encoding molybdenum cofactor guanylyltransferase produces the protein MEKFDCTGVILAGGCNRRLPGIKKTFHKVGSKTIMERIIRVFSKLFPQVILVVNDPKDFLGLDALVVTDINPSRCSLAGLHAGLFYADYDWSYVTACDLPFLSEKVIRYLLAQRDLDKQIIIPQTRGGLEMLSALYHKSCLPRIETNLEKQEFMIKKILKSEKSIQIPPRVLESLDQNMRFAFNVNTLQDLKTARKLLLTQGAPKEDKYDGQKYLPTHNFAVTRESPLPECVS, from the coding sequence TTGGAAAAATTTGACTGCACAGGCGTGATCCTGGCCGGCGGCTGCAACCGCAGACTTCCCGGCATAAAAAAAACATTTCACAAGGTAGGATCAAAGACCATCATGGAGCGAATTATCAGGGTGTTTTCAAAGCTTTTCCCCCAGGTAATTCTGGTGGTCAATGATCCAAAAGATTTTCTGGGGCTGGATGCGTTGGTTGTTACGGATATTAACCCGTCCCGGTGTTCCCTGGCCGGGCTTCACGCAGGTCTTTTTTACGCCGATTATGATTGGAGTTATGTCACGGCCTGCGACCTGCCCTTTCTCAGTGAGAAAGTTATCCGGTATCTTTTGGCCCAGCGGGACCTTGACAAACAGATCATCATCCCCCAAACCAGGGGCGGCCTTGAAATGTTGTCCGCGCTATATCATAAATCCTGCCTTCCCAGGATTGAAACCAACCTGGAAAAACAGGAATTTATGATAAAAAAAATTTTAAAGTCGGAAAAAAGTATACAGATCCCACCCCGGGTGCTGGAATCTCTGGACCAGAACATGCGGTTTGCATTTAATGTGAATACATTGCAAGATCTTAAAACTGCCAGAAAATTGCTTCTAACCCAGGGAGCCCCCAAAGAAGACAAATACGATGGTCAAAAATATCTGCCAACACACAATTTCGCCGTCACAAGGGAATCACCCCTGCCCGAATGTGTTTCATGA
- a CDS encoding zeta toxin family protein, which produces MSKNELKCYIIAGPNGAGKTTFAENFLPEEADCLNFLNADLIAKGIAPFKPESVAIEAGKLFLKRMNTIVSNRESFAFETTLSGLNYIDRIKNWKKIGYEIILYFLKLENEEMAIHRVQLRVAEGGHNVPEDVIIRRYHRGWKNFQKYYKHRVDAWVVFDNSKEIPEVLEEKNG; this is translated from the coding sequence ATGTCGAAAAACGAATTGAAATGCTACATTATTGCAGGCCCCAACGGCGCGGGAAAAACAACTTTTGCCGAAAATTTCCTGCCGGAAGAAGCTGATTGCCTGAATTTTTTGAATGCAGATTTAATCGCCAAAGGAATTGCACCCTTCAAACCTGAAAGTGTTGCAATAGAAGCCGGTAAACTTTTTTTAAAACGGATGAATACGATCGTTTCCAATAGAGAATCTTTTGCGTTTGAAACAACACTGAGCGGATTAAACTACATCGACCGCATTAAAAATTGGAAAAAGATCGGTTATGAAATAATTCTGTATTTTCTGAAACTTGAGAATGAGGAGATGGCCATTCATCGTGTCCAGCTTAGAGTCGCTGAAGGTGGACATAATGTTCCGGAAGATGTTATCATACGAAGGTACCATAGGGGATGGAAGAATTTTCAAAAATATTACAAGCACCGGGTTGATGCTTGGGTTGTTTTTGACAATTCCAAAGAAATCCCTGAAGTCCTGGAGGAGAAGAATGGATAA